The sequence CAAGCCGCCGAGATGTCCCAGGTGGGAAATGCCGGGCAACATGCCGCTGAAGGCAAATCCGACGGAGAGCAAACCGATCAGCAGCGCGGCGGTGCGCGCCCGTACCGGGAAGAAAAAGACCAGCATCATCGAATTGGGGTGCAGAATTGCAATCGCGCCAAGCAGTCCAAGCAGGGCGCCAGAAGCGCCGACCGTCGGAACCTCAGGAAGGCTTCCGGAGAGCATCGGCTGAAAGAAGGCCACCGCAAGCGAGCCCAGAATGCCGGAGAAAAAATACAATCCCAGGAAGCGCGCCGTGCCAATTCCGCGTTCCAGCACGCTGCCAATGCTCCAGACGCCAATCATGTTAAAGGCCAGATGTAACAAGCCTCCATGCAGGAAGATGCTGGTCAAAGGTTGCCAGAAGGCGCCGCGCCAGAAGTGATCCGGGACCAGACCAAAGGTCTGAAATACGGCCTGGCCGCTTCCCGATGCGGGCGATAGGACCAGGAAGCTGATCAAGAAGATCGCTACGTTCAGATAGACCAGTAGCCTGGTGGCCGGCGGAGCGCCCGAAAAGGATCGCATAGTAACTCCTCAAAATACTAAAGCAAAACGTGCACCGAAGAGCAAGCGGCCAAATTGCGCTTTTCGCCGCCAATCAAGTCTGACGACCTGCAATTTTGTCTTTCAGATGTCAAGCGACATGAATCGCTCCTCCCAACCCTACCTTGGCGCGCTGAGCGCTCTGGCCAGCGCTCCTCAGGAGCTGGGCCAGCGCATAGGATTGATTTGCAATCAGAGCTCCTGGCTGCGCGCTGCGCAAAGCTACTTGTTTCAATCTCTGGCGCAAAAAGGGATCCTCCGCCGCCTCTTTCTTCCAGAGCATGGACTTTTTGCGGAATTGCAGGATCAAGTAGCGCTCGATGATGTTGACCACTACCAGCGCCTGGCGCCCGGCGTGGAAATCATTTCGCTCTATGGCGCCACGGAGGCGGCGCTGCAGCCAGCATCGGATCAGTTGCTCGATCTTGATACGCTCTTGATTGATCTTCAAGACGTGGGCGCTCGCTACTACACCTTTGCAACAACCGTGAGCTATGCTTTCGACGTTCTGGCTCTCGCCCAAAAAAAACCGCGCATCATTGTTGTCGATCGACCCAATCCGGCCGGTCGTCTGGTGGAAGGCTCGCCGCTGCCGCCGTCCTACGCCAGCTTCGTCGGCCGTCCCGGACTGCCGCATCGTCATGGCTTGAGCCTCGGCGAACTGGCGCGCTTCTACGAGCGCCAGTGTGGCGTTGATCTTGATTTGCGCTTCCTCTACGCGGACGACAGTCCATGGGAAATTCCGCCATCGCCCAATATGCCCACAGCGCTTACGCCGCTGGTCTACAGCGGCCAGTGTCTGCTGGAAGGCACCAATCTTTCCGAGGGGCGCGGAACAACCAGGCCGTTTGAGATCTTTGGCGCACCCTTCATGGATTTTGTTTTTCAACTTTCACCGCCGCTGCAGGCCGGGGCCGCCCTGCGCCCGCTGTGCTTTCAACCAACCTTTCACAAATGGGCCAACGAACTTTGCTACGGATACCAGATTCACCTTGATGGCGCTCCTTACCACTCGCTGGCACACAGCCTCAAGTTGATTCGCTGGATTCGCGAAAACTCCGCGCGCTTCGACTGGCGCCACGGAGTCTACGAATACCGCTCTGATCGTCCGGCCATTGAACTCTTGGCCGGCGATGCCATTTATACGGACTATCTGCTGGGTAAGAGGAACTATGCCGAAGTGCGCGAATTCATGGAACAGCAGGAAGAGGAGTGGCTGGCGACGGCGTCCTCGCTGCGTCTGGATGAACGGCCTCTGCGGCGCGCGGCGCAAGAACCTCGATTGGACTATTGTTGAAGGAGACCGGGCGCATTCCCAATCAGGGCGCCACA comes from Leptospirales bacterium and encodes:
- a CDS encoding rhomboid family intramembrane serine protease — protein: MRSFSGAPPATRLLVYLNVAIFLISFLVLSPASGSGQAVFQTFGLVPDHFWRGAFWQPLTSIFLHGGLLHLAFNMIGVWSIGSVLERGIGTARFLGLYFFSGILGSLAVAFFQPMLSGSLPEVPTVGASGALLGLLGAIAILHPNSMMLVFFFPVRARTAALLIGLLSVGFAFSGMLPGISHLGHLGGLIGGAIYTWLAISRSWMEERIEAQHRQWNDARGVDPREEILRNRGADGWAGFGQRNNPWRENAHPHEKVINPMPGDGPQQSPRKRIYFDPLSGRYIVIYR
- a CDS encoding DUF1343 domain-containing protein, producing the protein MNRSSQPYLGALSALASAPQELGQRIGLICNQSSWLRAAQSYLFQSLAQKGILRRLFLPEHGLFAELQDQVALDDVDHYQRLAPGVEIISLYGATEAALQPASDQLLDLDTLLIDLQDVGARYYTFATTVSYAFDVLALAQKKPRIIVVDRPNPAGRLVEGSPLPPSYASFVGRPGLPHRHGLSLGELARFYERQCGVDLDLRFLYADDSPWEIPPSPNMPTALTPLVYSGQCLLEGTNLSEGRGTTRPFEIFGAPFMDFVFQLSPPLQAGAALRPLCFQPTFHKWANELCYGYQIHLDGAPYHSLAHSLKLIRWIRENSARFDWRHGVYEYRSDRPAIELLAGDAIYTDYLLGKRNYAEVREFMEQQEEEWLATASSLRLDERPLRRAAQEPRLDYC